The Magnolia sinica isolate HGM2019 chromosome 10, MsV1, whole genome shotgun sequence genome includes a window with the following:
- the LOC131257950 gene encoding protein DELETION OF SUV3 SUPPRESSOR 1(I)-like, whose translation MATESKVAAEDAKIDLFEDDDEFEEFEIDEEWDDKEEGKEAMQQWEDDWDDDDVNDDFSLQLRRELESNTEKSS comes from the exons ATGGCGACCGAATCGAAGGTAGCAGCTGAAGACGCCAAGATTGATCTCTTCGAAGATGATGATGAGTTCGAAGAGTTCGAAATCGACGAAG AGTGGGATGATAAGGAAGAAGGGAAAGAAGCTATGCAACAGTGGGAGGATGATTGGGATGATGACGACGTCAACGATGACTTCTCCCTGCAGCTAAGGAGGGAGCTGGAGAGCAACACTGAGAAGAGCAGCTGA